A single window of Populus nigra chromosome 17, ddPopNigr1.1, whole genome shotgun sequence DNA harbors:
- the LOC133677132 gene encoding strigolactone esterase D14-like, whose protein sequence is MDVLYHEHGYGGGTFEALNGRIYGNGTETLVLAHGYGADQSVWHHLIPYLACYFKVVVFDLVFSANVSPGLYNPKKYSSFKGYASDMVNLLDELRVNETIFVGHSMSAMIGCVASIKRPELFRHLVLLGGSPRYLDEKGYNGGFTRSEINAIFKHMHQNYTSWVQAFAPTAIGMNNTRATTEFKNSLRRMKPRIALSVAKTVFLSDWRSILPEVLVPCTIIQSKRDPIVPNSVAYYMKRNLNGHARVKILDTGGHFPQLTAYNLLMKVLKRFLLNN, encoded by the exons ATGGATGTGCTATATCATGAGCATGGTTATGGAGGAGGTACTTTTGAAGCCCTAAATGGTAGGATCTACGGCAATGGCACTGAAACCCTGGTCCTGGCTCATGGTTATGGTGCAGACCAGAGCGTGTGGCACCACCTGATACCTTATCTTGCTTGTTACTTCAAGGTGGTGGTTTTTGACTTGGTTTTCTCTGCAAATGTTAGCCCAGGCCTTTATAATCCAAAGAAATACTCGAGTTTCAAAGGGTATGCAAGTGACATGGTGAACCTTCTTGATGAACTGAGAGTGAACGAGACAATCTTCGTAGGCCATTCCATGTCTGCCATGATCGGATGCGTTGCTTCAATTAAGCGTCCTGAACTCTTCCGGCACCTTGTTTTACTCGGTGGCTCTCCGAG GTACCTTGATGAAAAAGGATACAATGGGGGCTTTACGAGATCAGAGATCAACGCTATCTTTAAGCACATGCATCAGAATTACACGAGCTGGGTTCAAGCTTTTGCTCCGACAGCTATTGGTATGAACAACACTAGAGCAACAACAGAGTTCAAAAACAGCCTGAGGAGAATGAAACCCAGGATTGCGCTCAGTGTGGCTAAAACAGTGTTTTTAAGTGATTGGAGAAGCATTCTTCCAGAAGTTTTGGTGCCTTGCACTATAATCCAGTCCAAAAGAGATCCTATAGTTCCAAACTCCGTGGCCTATTACATGAAGAGAAATCTTAACGGCCATGCCAGGGTTAAAATACTGGACACTGGAGGCCATTTTCCTCAGCTTACAGCTTACAATTTGCTAATGAAAGTTCtgaaaagatttcttttgaACAACTAG
- the LOC133677131 gene encoding rRNA biogenesis protein RRP5: MTAPSKKKQQNPKQNDGPKFNKASQKQFKAKQTKNKKSFSNDAVVKDASIALQLEDDVPDFPRGGKSSLSQREREEIRAQVDEEFEGEERRLNKKNKKGKKFQNKSSQLSGDDLGSLFGDVLTGKLPRFANKITMKNISPGMKLWGVVTEVNEKDLVISLPGGLRGLVRSVDAVDPVLNDQIEDGEGSLPRVFHVGQLVSCIVLKLDDDKNDNKKRKIWLSLRLSLLHNGFSLDAVKEGMVLTAYVKSIEDHGFILHFGLSSFMGFLPKNSQAESRDSEVKTGQFLQGIVTKIDKTRKVVYLSSDPDTVSKCVTKDLKGISIDLLIPGMMVDARVQSTLENGIMLSFLTYFTGTVDMFHLQSTFPTSNWKDDYGKNKKVSARILFIDPSTRAVGLTLNQHLVHNNSPPSSVKVGDIYDIAKVVRVDKGMGLLLEIPSTPLPTPAFVNVSDVAEDEVRKLEKKFKEGSNVRVRILGYRHLEGLATGILKASAFEGSVFTHSDVKPGMATRAKIIAVDSFGAIVQFPGGVKALCPLRHMSEFEIVKPRKKFKVGAELFFRVLGCKSKRITVTHKKTLVKSKLPILSSYSDATDGLITHGWITKIEKPGCFVHFYNGVQGFAPRSELGLEPGSDAISTYQVGQVVKCRVISSIAASRRINLSFIMKPLRFSEEDGIKMGSVVTGVIDKVTASSVIVYVNAKDYLKGTIATEHLSDHHEHAALMKSVLKPGYEFDQLLVLDIESNNLALSAKYSLIKSASQLPSDLSQIRPQSIVHGYICNMIETGCFVRFLGNLTAFSPRSKAMDDQRSQLSEAFYIGQSVRSNILDVNNETSRITVSLKQSCCSSTDACFLQEYFLSENKIADLQSSDSKGRDLKWVEGFHIGSTIEGKIQESKEFGVVVSFEKHNDVFGFISHHQLGGAMVKAGANVRAAVLDVAKTERLVDLSLKLEFLDKSRDKSSNSLTHKKKRKGEMSKDLEVHQTVNAVVEIVKENYLVLSIPEHNYAIGYASVSDYNTQKISQKQFLNGQSVSATVMALPTPSTAGRLLLLLKSISEVTETSSSKKAKRKSSCNAGSLVQAEITEIKPLEMRLKFGIGFRGRIHITEVNDTCLLENPFSNFRVGQTVSARIIAKAGQSDNKKSQLWDLSIKPKMLEDSCMIEDKLVPKEYEFSSGQHVSGYVYKVDGEWAWLTISRHLKAKLFVLDSACEPSELQEFQKRFYVGKAVTGHVLNYNKEKASLRLALHPFAASQTLVDGGAPIMDDLQSNAPWDNVTAHIREGDIVGGRISKILPGVGGLLVQLGPHIHGRVHFTELQDSWVPDPLSAYKEGQFVKSKVLEISHPVKGTIHIDLSLRLSLIGMPGQNSAELSNNQDAPSKHVDKIEDLQPDMVVQGYVKNVSSKGCFISLSRKLDAKILLSNLSDGYIDDPEKEFPIGKLLTGRVLSVEHLSKRIEVTLKKSGVSNASKSENSDLSRLHVGEIISGRIKRVESYGLFIALDHTNLVGLCHVSQLLDHIGNIESKYKAGEKVTAKILKVDEERRRISLGMKNLDVRDDMNSSKEESDEEMSENESMDDSNAQIKIIPESSLLGIHNIDVECQNERSILAQAESRASIPPLEVALDDTEHSHPDDVLLQNQGHIDEADTMVKKNKQEKKKPKKLSEQEISAAEERRLEEDEPRTADEFEMVIRSSPNNSFLWIAYMRFMLSLADIEKARSIAERALNTINIREEDEKLNIWVAYFNLENEYGNPPEDAVKKVFQRALQYCDPKKVHLALLKMYKKTNQNKLAEELLDKMIKKFKHSCKFWLKRVKWLLKQKQDGVQSVVQRALLCLPRHKHIKFISQTAIREFKCGVADRGRTLFEEILREYPKRTDLWSVYLDQEIKLGDADVIRSLFERAISLSLPPKKMKFLFKKYLEYEKSYGDEKQIESVKQKAMEYVQNTLA; the protein is encoded by the exons ATGACAGCTCCTTCgaagaaaaaacaacagaatccaaaacaaaacgaCGGTCCAAAATTCAACAAAGCATCACAGAAGCAGTTCAAAGCGAAGCAGACGAAAAATAAGAAGAGTTTTTCAAACGACGCCGTCGTAAAAGATGCGTCTATTGCTTTGCAACTTGAAGATGACGTCCCTGACTTCCCTCGAG GTGGTAAGAGTTCGTTGAgtcagagagaaagagaggaaattAGAGCACAAGTTGATGAGGAATTCGAGGGGGAGGAGAGGCGTTTgaataagaagaataagaaggGGAAGAAGTTTCAAAACAAGAGTAGTCAATTATCTGGAGATGATTTAGGTTCCCTTTTTGGCGATGTTTTAACCGGAAAACTGCCTCGTTTTGCTAATAAGATCACAATGAAG AACATTTCTCCTGGAATGAAGCTTTGGGGAGTTGTTACTGAAGTAAACGAGAAGGACCTTGTAATTAGTCTTCCTGGAGGATTGCGTGGATTAGTACGTTCTGTGGATGCAGTTGATCCTGTTTTGAATGATCAAATCGAG GATGGTGAAGGTAGCCTTCCAAGAGTATTCCATGTAGGGCAGCTGGTTTCTTGCATTGTGTTGAAGTTGGATGATGATAAGAACgataacaagaaaagaaagatttggCTTTCTCTGCGCCTTTCGTTATTGCACAATGGCTTCTCATTAGATGCTGTTAAGGAAGGGATG GTCCTCACCGCATATGTCAAAAGCATTGAAGATCATGGTTTCATCCTGCATTTTGGTTTGTCATCGTTTATGGGATTTTTGCCAAAGAACAGCCAAGCTG AGAGCAGGGATTCTGAAGTGAAAACTGGGCAATTTTTACAGGGGATTGTTACAAAGATTGATAAAACTCGGAAAGTTGTTTATCTGAGCTCTGACCCAGATACAGTGTCTAAATGTGTG ACTAAGGATCTTAAGGGCATTTCAATTGATCTTCTCATTCCAGGCATGATGGTTGATGCCCGTGTACAGTCGACCCTTGAAAATGGGATAATGTTATCATTCCTTACATACTTTACTGGAACT GTTGATATGTTTCATTTACAAAGTACTTTCCCTACTTCAAATTGGAAGGATGATTATGGAAAGAATAAAAAG GTCAGTGCTCGTATATTATTTATCGATCCCTCAACTAGAGCTGTTGGTTTGACTCTCAATCAACATCTTGTTCACAACAATTCACCGCCATCT AGTGTTAAAGTTGGAGATATTTATGACATTGCAAAAGTAGTCAGGGTAGATAAAGGCATGGGACTTCTACTTGAAATCCCATCTACTCCGCTGCCAACTCCAGCATTTGTTAAT GTATCTGATGTGGCTGAAGATGAGGTACGGAAGCTTGAAAAGAAGTTTAAGGAAGGAAGTAATGTTCGTGTTCGAATCCTTGGGTATAGGCATTTGGAAGGGCTTGCCACGGGGATTTTGAAG GCTAGTGCTTTTGAAGGATCTGTATTCACCCACTCTGATGTCAAGCCAGGCATGGCAACAAGGGCTAAAATCATAGCTGTTGACAGCTTTGGGGCTATTGTGCAATTTCCTGGTGGAGTGAAGGCACTTTGTCCGCTTCGACATATGTCTGAATTTGAAATTGTGAAACCTCGGAAAAAATTCAAG GTTGGAGCTGAGCTGTTTTTCCGTGTGCTGGGTTGCAAGTCCAAGAGAATAACTGTGACACACAAGAAAACTCTT gttaaatCTAAACTTCCAATTCTTAGTTCATATTCTGATGCAACTGATGGACTAATAACACATGGTTGGATAACAAAGATTGAAAAGCCTGGATGCTTTGTCCATTTTTACAATGGAGTCCAGGGATTTGCCCCCAG ATCTGAGCTTGGATTGGAACCAGGAAGTGATGCAATTTCAACTTATCAAGTTGGGCAGGTTGTCAAATGCAGAGTAATAAGTTCTATTGCTGCTTCACGCAGGATCAATCTTAGTTTCATAATGAAGCCTCTAAG GTTTTCTGAAGAAGATGGCATCAAGATGGGTAGTGTGGTTACTGGAGTTATTGATAAAGTTACCGCCTCTTCAGTAATAGTTTATGTTAATGCAAAAGACTACTTGAAGGGGACAATTGCTACCGAGCATTTGTCAGATCACCATG AACATGCTGCCTTGATGAAGTCAGTCTTGAAGCCTGGATACGAGTTTGATCAACTACTGGTCCTAg ATATTGAGAGCAACAATTTGGCTCTCTCTGCTAAATATTCTCTTATCAAGTCTGCTTCTCAGCTTCCTTCGGATCTAAGCCAGATTCGTCCTCAGTCAATAGTCCAT GGGTACATCTGTAACATGATTGAAACTGGCTGCTTTGTTCGCTTTCTTGGGAATTTGACAGCTTTCTCCCCTAGAAGCAAG GCAATGGATGACCAAAGATCTCAGCTTTCAGAAGCCTTTTACATTGGACAATCTGTTCGTAGTAATATACTCGAT GTTAACAATGAAACAAGCAGAATAACAGTGTCTTTGAAGCAGTCATGCTGCTCATCTACAGATGCATGCTTTCTTCAAGAATACTTTCTCTCAGAGAACAAG ATTGCTGATCTGCAATCTTCAGATTCTAAAGGTCGTGACTTGAAGTGGGTTGAAGGATTTCATATTGGCAGCACTATTGAGGGAAAAATTCAGGAGTCAAAGGAATTCGGTGTTGTTGTCAGTTTTGAGAAAcataatgatgtttttggttttatttctcatCACCAGT TAGGTGGAGCAATGGTGAAAGCAGGTGCAAATGTTCGAGCTGCTGTTCTTGATGTTGCCAAGACAGAACGCCTTGTTGATTTATCTCTAAAGCTTGAGTTTTTGGATAAATCAAGAGACAAGAGTTCTAACAGCCTAACTCACAAGAAG AAACGAAAAGGAGAGATGTCTAAGGACTTGGAGGTGCACCAAACAGTAAATGCAGTTGTTGAGATTGTGAAAGAAAATTACCTG GTTCTGTCAATTCCTGAGCATAACTATGCCATAGGTTATGCGTCGGTATCAGACTATAATACACAAAAGATATCTCAGAAACAATTTCTGAATGGACAAAG CGTTAGTGCCACAGTTATGGCTCTTCCAACCCCTTCTACTGCCGGGAGGTTGCTTTTGCTTCTGAAATCTATTAGTGAGGTGACTGAGACATCCAGTTCAAAGAAGGCCAAGAGAAAGTCTAGCTGTAATGCTGGATCCCTGGTTCAGGCAGAG attacTGAAATCAAGCCTCTTGAAATGAGATTGAAATTCGGTATTGGTTTCCGTGGAAGGATTCATATAACAGAG GTCAACGATACTTGTCTTTTGGAGAATCCATTTAGTAACTTCAGAGTTGGCCAAACAGTGTCTGCGAGGATTATTGCTAAGGCTGGTCAAtctgataataaaaaaagtcagcTGTGGGATTTGTCTATCAAACCAAAAATGCTTGAAG ATTCATGCATGATAGAGGATAAACTTGTGCCCAAGGAATATGAGTTTTCATCTGGGCAACACGTCTCTGGTTATGTATATAAAGTGGACGGTGAATGGGCCTGGTTAACAATATCTCGACATTTGAAGGCAAAGCTTTTTGTTCTCGACAGTGCTTGTGAACCTAGTGAACTTCAAGAATTCCAAAAACGATTCTATGTTGGGAAGGCCGTGACTGGTCATGTTTTGAACTATAACAAGGAGAAAGCATCATTACGGTTGGCGCTCCATCCATTTGCTGCCTCTCAAACTCTTGTTGATGGGGGAGCTCCAATTATGGATGACCTACAGAGTAATGCTCCCTGGGACAATGTTACTGCTCATATTCGCGAAGGAGATATTGTAGGTGGTAGAATTTCCAAGATACTTCCAGGTGTTGGTGGATTGCTGGTGCAACTTGGTCCTCATATACATGGCAGGGTTCATTTTACCGAACTTCAAGACTCGTGGGTTCCTGATCCATTGTCTGCATACAAAGAAGGTCAATTTGTCAAATCCAAGGTCCTAGAGATAAGCCATCCAGTCAAGGGTACCATTCACATCGATCTGTCTTTACGTTTATCTTTGATTGGCATGCCTGGTCAAAATTCAGCAGAGCTCTCGAATAATCA GGATGCTCCCAGCAAACATGTGGATAAGATTGAGGATCTACAACCTGACATGGTTGTGCAG GGTTATGTTAAGaatgtttcatcaaaaggatgTTTCATTTCACTTTCAAGGAAACTTGATGCAAAAATTCTCCTCTCAAATCTGTCTGATGGATATATTGATGATCCTGAAAAAGAATTCCCCATCGGGAAACTTTTAACTGGCCG GGTACTATCTGTGGAGCATCTATCAAAGCGAATTGAAGTTACCTTGAAGAAATCGGGCGTAAGCAACGCGTCAAAATCTGAAAACAGTGATCTGAGTCGCCTACATGTTGGGGAAATAATTTCTGGCAGGATTAAACGAGTGGAATCATATGGGTTGTTTATCGCACTTGACCACACAAATTTG GTTGGATTGTGTCATGTGTCACAGCTTTTGGATCATATTGGTAACATTGAATCGAAATATAAAGCTGGGGAGAAGGTTACAGCAAAGATTTTGAAG GTGGATGAGGAAAGGCGCCGAATCTCTCTTGGAATGAAGAACTTGGATGTTCGGGATGATATGAACTCTTCAAAAGAAGAATCTGATGAAGAAATGAGTGAAAATGAATCTATGGATGACAGCAAtgctcaaataaaaataattccgGAGAGCAGTTTGCTTGGTATCCATAACATTGATGTTGAATGCCAGAATGAACGTTCAATTCTTGCCCAAGCAGAATCCAGGGCCTCAATTCCTCCGCTTGAGGTCGCACTTGATGACACGGAGCACTCTCATCCAGATGATGTCCTTCTTCAAAACCAAGGGCATATTGACGAGGCAGATACTATGGTTAAGAagaataaacaagaaaagaagaaaccaaAGAAATTGAG TGAGCAAGAAATTAGTGCTGCTGAAGAGAGACGGCTAGAGGAAGATGAACCAAGGACTGCTGATGAATTTGAGATGGTGATTCGAAGCTCTCCCAATAACAGTTTTCTTTGGATAGCATACATGCGCTTCATGCTCTCTTTGGCTGATATCGAGAAGGCTCGCTCTATTGCTGAAAG GGCTTTGAATACAATTAATATTCGAGAAGAGGATGAGAAGCTAAACATTTGGGTGGCTTACTTCAACTTGGAAAATGAATATGGAAATCCTCCTGAG GATGCTGTTAAGAAAGTATTTCAGAGAGCATTGCAATATTGTGATCCAAAGAAGGTCCATCTGGCACTCTTGAAAATGTATAAGAAGACTAATCAGAATAAATTAGCTGAGGAGCTTCTTGACAAAATGATCAAGAAGTTCAAGCATTCATGCAAG TTTTGGTTGAAACGGGTAAAGTGGCTTCTCAAGCAAAAGCAAGATGGGGTTCAGTCCGTTGTGCAACGTGCTCTTTTATGCCTTCCTCGCCATAAGCACATCAAGTTCATCTCTCAGACAGCTATCCGTGAGTTCAAATGCGGGGTCGCTGATAGAGGGAGAACCCTGTTTGAAGAAATTTTGAGAGAATACCCAAAGAGAACAGACTTATGGAGTGTTTATCTTGATCAG GAAATTAAACTTGGAGACGCGGATGTGATTCGTTCACTTTTTGAGAGGGCAATTAGTCTGAGTCTTCCACCTAAAAAGATGAAA tttttattcaagaaatatCTGGAGTATGAGAAGTCTTATGGTGATGAAAAACAGATCGAGTCTGTGAAACAGAAGGCCATGGAATATGTTCAGAATACCCTTGCCTGA